From Methylopila sp. M107, a single genomic window includes:
- a CDS encoding PDR/VanB family oxidoreductase, translated as MSGGVQLKVRVVEIEQATDTVKRFRLAAVSGEPLPAFSAGSHVIVTMNDDGRHIKNPYSLIDRALDGSSYRIGVLRTANSRGGSKFMHERVAVGSELTIAMPVNLFPIVRTGRKHILVAGGIGITPIFAMAEDLKRQAKPYELHYAMRSAAHGAFVEELKALHGDRLKLYRDDAQEVVVMVDILKHQPLGTHLYVCGPEGMIDAVLNGGAEAGWPEENLHAERFLSGGGGEPFSVVLSRAGITADVRSDQTLLEAIEEAGVDAPFLCRGGACGQCETAVVSCDGELDHKDHYLSEDEHASGKKIMICVSRLKGRELVLDL; from the coding sequence ATGAGCGGCGGCGTCCAGCTGAAGGTTCGCGTCGTCGAGATCGAGCAGGCGACCGACACGGTGAAGCGGTTCCGGCTCGCGGCCGTTTCCGGCGAGCCGCTGCCGGCCTTCTCGGCGGGCTCCCACGTCATCGTCACAATGAACGACGACGGCCGCCACATCAAAAACCCCTACTCGCTGATCGATCGCGCGCTCGACGGCTCGAGCTACCGGATCGGCGTCCTGAGGACGGCGAACTCACGCGGCGGCTCGAAGTTCATGCATGAGCGCGTTGCGGTCGGCTCGGAGCTCACGATCGCCATGCCGGTCAACCTGTTCCCGATCGTGCGGACGGGGCGCAAGCACATCCTGGTCGCGGGCGGCATCGGCATCACGCCGATCTTCGCCATGGCCGAGGACCTCAAGCGCCAGGCCAAGCCGTACGAGCTGCATTACGCCATGCGCTCGGCCGCCCATGGCGCCTTCGTCGAGGAACTGAAGGCGCTGCACGGCGACAGGCTGAAGCTCTATCGCGACGACGCGCAGGAGGTCGTCGTGATGGTCGACATCCTGAAGCACCAGCCGCTTGGCACGCATCTTTACGTCTGCGGCCCGGAAGGGATGATCGACGCGGTCCTCAACGGCGGAGCCGAGGCGGGCTGGCCGGAGGAAAACCTCCACGCCGAGCGCTTCCTTAGCGGAGGCGGCGGCGAGCCGTTCTCGGTCGTGCTGAGCCGAGCCGGGATCACGGCCGACGTCCGCTCCGACCAGACCTTGCTTGAGGCGATCGAGGAGGCGGGCGTCGACGCGCCGTTCCTGTGCCGCGGCGGCGCCTGCGGGCAGTGCGAGACGGCGGTCGTCTCCTGCGACGGCGAGCTCGACCACAAGGACCATTATCTGTCCGAGGACGAGCACGCATCCGGCAAGAAGATCATGATCTGCGTCTCGCGGCTGAAGGGCCGCGAACTGGTGCTGGACCTGTGA
- a CDS encoding dimethylamine monooxygenase subunit DmmA family protein, which produces MLESPIKSRPVYKGLVFDEKARRHLVAAEGEGALAALDAFVEAGDAMAATTVVYTPGGSAGEDHAAKLAALKPDALHVMPTVETALIRLNGLLATAQMGTRLYAAGVEGFVGQVVAAGIEHGVEPYSIRTEHRGSLARRVQCVHCKGFMENVTVSPIDCAHCGVPLLVRDHYSRRLGAFQGVSIDAEAPGDVPPAEELYA; this is translated from the coding sequence ATGCTCGAGTCGCCGATCAAAAGCCGCCCGGTCTACAAAGGCCTCGTCTTCGACGAAAAGGCGCGCCGCCATCTGGTGGCCGCCGAAGGCGAAGGCGCGCTGGCCGCGCTCGACGCCTTCGTCGAGGCCGGCGACGCGATGGCGGCCACGACGGTCGTCTACACGCCCGGCGGCTCCGCCGGCGAGGACCACGCCGCCAAGCTCGCGGCCCTGAAGCCCGACGCGCTGCATGTGATGCCGACCGTCGAGACCGCGCTCATCCGCCTGAACGGCCTGCTCGCGACCGCCCAGATGGGCACGCGACTCTACGCCGCCGGAGTCGAGGGCTTCGTCGGGCAGGTGGTGGCCGCCGGGATCGAGCACGGCGTCGAACCCTATTCCATCCGCACCGAGCATCGCGGTTCGCTCGCGCGCCGCGTCCAGTGCGTTCACTGCAAGGGATTTATGGAGAACGTGACCGTCTCGCCAATTGATTGCGCCCATTGCGGCGTGCCGCTTCTGGTTCGCGACCACTATTCGCGCCGGCTCGGCGCCTTCCAGGGCGTGTCGATCGACGCCGAAGCGCCGGGCGACGTCCCGCCAGCCGAGGAGCTCTACGCATGA
- a CDS encoding APC family permease, with protein MAMTIAATDISVAGGEPAQLRRSISWTGAFWVASGVPPLVLFSIGGIAGTTGTPAFAIWAASMLMGFLQSFVYAEIAGLFPNKSGGASIYGAAAWVRYAKPVAPLSVWCNWFAWTPVLSLGCSIAAAYILNAIAPIPGADAASVASWLTANGAGLGNIPDAEKTAAAVTALTPTIRTWTLFSGSLGPVSFSLNSAFFVGALLMLGTFAVQHRGILSTARVQKFVGLLVIIPLLIVGVAPLLQHGVNWSNFSPFVPLAAAYAPEPGAWNISGWTLVLGGMFIAAWSTYGFETSICYTSEFKDPKTDTFKAIFYSGLLCIAIFVIVPFTFQSELGLTGMLATPIVDGSGVAAALAHMVGGGPIIENALVMLMILALMLCLMTAMAGSSRTLYQGSVDGWLPKYLSHVNHNGAPTNAMWTDLCVNLVLLAIACADATSFFFILAVSNCGYIIFNFLNLNSGWIHRIDSGHIDRPFKAPTFIIVIGVFFAFVNAVFMGAGAKVWNPMALWAGLITAALIIPVFFFRHYVQDKGKFPAKMLEDLQVGDAAVMPRKAGVLPYVTLAAGVATVLIANWVFKL; from the coding sequence ATGGCAATGACTATCGCGGCGACGGACATCAGCGTGGCGGGGGGCGAACCCGCGCAGCTTCGAAGAAGCATTTCGTGGACTGGCGCCTTCTGGGTCGCGAGCGGCGTGCCGCCGCTGGTGCTGTTCTCGATCGGCGGCATCGCCGGCACGACCGGAACGCCCGCCTTCGCGATCTGGGCGGCCTCGATGCTGATGGGCTTCCTGCAGTCCTTCGTCTACGCCGAGATCGCGGGCCTCTTCCCCAACAAGTCCGGCGGCGCGTCGATCTACGGCGCGGCCGCCTGGGTGCGCTACGCAAAACCCGTCGCGCCGCTCTCGGTGTGGTGCAACTGGTTCGCCTGGACGCCGGTCCTCTCGCTCGGCTGCTCGATCGCCGCCGCTTACATCCTGAACGCGATCGCGCCGATCCCCGGCGCCGACGCCGCTTCCGTCGCGAGCTGGCTCACCGCCAATGGCGCCGGCCTTGGCAACATTCCGGACGCGGAGAAGACGGCGGCCGCCGTCACGGCGCTGACGCCGACGATCCGCACCTGGACGCTGTTCTCGGGCTCGCTCGGCCCGGTGTCGTTCTCGCTGAACTCGGCCTTCTTCGTCGGCGCGCTCCTGATGCTCGGCACCTTCGCGGTCCAGCATCGCGGCATCCTGTCGACAGCGCGGGTGCAGAAGTTCGTCGGCCTGCTCGTCATCATCCCGCTGCTGATCGTCGGCGTCGCGCCACTCCTGCAGCACGGCGTCAACTGGTCGAATTTTTCCCCGTTCGTGCCGCTCGCGGCCGCTTACGCGCCGGAGCCGGGCGCATGGAACATCTCGGGCTGGACGCTGGTGCTGGGCGGCATGTTCATCGCCGCCTGGTCGACCTACGGTTTCGAGACCTCGATCTGCTACACGAGCGAGTTCAAGGACCCGAAGACCGACACGTTCAAGGCGATCTTCTATTCGGGCCTGCTCTGCATCGCGATCTTCGTGATCGTGCCCTTCACGTTCCAGAGCGAGCTCGGCCTCACCGGCATGCTGGCGACGCCGATCGTCGACGGCTCCGGCGTCGCGGCGGCGCTCGCCCATATGGTCGGCGGCGGTCCGATCATCGAGAACGCGCTGGTCATGCTGATGATCCTCGCGCTCATGCTCTGCCTGATGACCGCGATGGCCGGTTCTTCGCGCACGCTCTACCAGGGCTCGGTCGACGGCTGGCTCCCCAAATATCTCAGCCACGTCAACCACAACGGCGCGCCGACCAACGCGATGTGGACGGACCTTTGCGTCAACCTCGTGCTGCTCGCCATCGCCTGCGCCGACGCCACCTCGTTCTTCTTCATCCTGGCGGTGTCGAACTGCGGCTACATCATCTTCAACTTCCTGAACCTCAACTCCGGCTGGATCCACCGGATCGACAGCGGCCATATCGACCGGCCGTTCAAGGCCCCGACCTTCATCATCGTGATCGGCGTCTTCTTCGCCTTCGTGAACGCCGTCTTCATGGGCGCCGGCGCGAAGGTCTGGAACCCGATGGCGCTGTGGGCGGGCCTGATCACCGCTGCCCTGATCATCCCGGTGTTCTTCTTCCGGCACTACGTCCAGGACAAGGGCAAGTTCCCGGCCAAGATGCTGGAAGACCTTCAGGTCGGCGACGCCGCCGTGATGCCCCGGAAGGCGGGCGTTCTGCCCTACGTCACGCTGGCCGCAGGCGTCGCCACCGTGCTGATCGCCAACTGGGTCTTCAAGCTCTGA
- a CDS encoding LuxR C-terminal-related transcriptional regulator, whose translation MTPTIQRQGLPRIDAPDWYAHAGAVVTSIGTPFFHRELIKLLEASIRSDAVWIIRYSGEAPPDVVYTHNVSDAAERVYSDQCAGVDPFSMRWKRERRAGVSTLARLRDDSVEYLLYTKLFLPAAGVEDELGVFFPVTAHNCYAFFLERERGLFTQGDVERAELMYPALAGFYRAHLGWLFNELRYSNTPETTGLINRPTLIQDRAGQQVYANETWGAAVRETPSILPVIEALTGRGASSVSFDAFVLKSELLGADFPLAPGGRMFVVERPESSYARTNDHVANIFQIFSPRERDILDMVMRGKTNAQISGELDISVGAVKNCKMRLYRKAEVTSERALVAKFTPLYRPQPG comes from the coding sequence ATGACCCCGACGATCCAGCGGCAAGGCCTGCCCCGCATCGACGCGCCCGACTGGTACGCGCATGCGGGCGCGGTCGTAACGTCGATCGGCACGCCGTTCTTCCATCGCGAGCTGATCAAACTGCTGGAGGCGAGCATCCGCAGCGACGCGGTCTGGATCATCCGCTATTCGGGCGAGGCGCCGCCCGACGTCGTCTACACGCACAATGTGTCGGACGCCGCGGAGCGGGTTTATTCCGACCAGTGCGCGGGCGTCGACCCGTTCTCGATGCGCTGGAAACGCGAGCGCCGGGCCGGCGTGTCGACGCTGGCACGGCTGCGCGACGACAGCGTCGAGTACCTGCTCTACACCAAGCTTTTCCTGCCGGCAGCCGGCGTCGAGGACGAGCTCGGCGTCTTCTTCCCGGTCACGGCGCACAATTGTTATGCATTCTTCCTCGAGCGCGAGCGCGGGCTGTTCACGCAAGGCGACGTCGAGCGCGCGGAGCTGATGTATCCGGCGCTCGCCGGCTTTTATCGGGCCCATCTCGGCTGGCTGTTCAACGAGCTGCGCTATTCCAACACGCCCGAGACGACCGGCCTGATCAACCGCCCGACGCTGATCCAGGACCGCGCCGGCCAGCAGGTCTACGCCAACGAGACCTGGGGCGCGGCGGTTCGGGAGACGCCGTCGATCCTGCCCGTGATCGAGGCGCTGACAGGGCGGGGCGCAAGCTCCGTCTCGTTCGACGCGTTCGTGCTGAAATCCGAACTGCTCGGCGCCGATTTTCCGCTCGCCCCGGGCGGGCGCATGTTCGTCGTCGAACGGCCGGAGTCGTCCTATGCGCGGACAAACGACCACGTCGCCAACATCTTCCAGATCTTCAGCCCGCGCGAGCGCGACATCCTTGACATGGTCATGCGCGGCAAGACCAACGCCCAGATATCCGGCGAGCTCGACATCAGCGTGGGCGCCGTGAAGAACTGCAAGATGCGCCTCTACCGCAAGGCGGAGGTGACGAGCGAGCGGGCGCTGGTCGCCAAGTTCACGCCGCTCTACAGGCCGCAGCCGGGATGA